In Nocardioides faecalis, the following proteins share a genomic window:
- a CDS encoding MarR family winged helix-turn-helix transcriptional regulator, producing the protein MQDEVDELIEAWARERSDLDLAPIAVFSRISRLAHHVDRARRQAFTAHAIELWEFDVLAALRRAGSPYELSPGRLLRENLVTSGTMTNRVDRLASRGLVERHPDPSDRRGVLVRLTPEGKEAVDGAFAALVQAERDLLAGLSDDDRAQLADLLRRLLLPFGD; encoded by the coding sequence ATGCAGGACGAGGTCGACGAGCTGATCGAGGCGTGGGCGCGCGAGCGCAGCGACCTCGACCTCGCGCCGATCGCCGTCTTCAGCCGGATCTCCCGCCTCGCCCACCACGTCGACCGGGCGCGGCGCCAGGCGTTCACCGCCCATGCCATCGAGCTGTGGGAGTTCGACGTGCTCGCCGCGCTGCGCCGGGCCGGGTCGCCGTACGAGCTCTCGCCGGGGCGGCTGCTGCGCGAGAACCTGGTCACCAGCGGCACCATGACCAACCGGGTGGACCGGCTGGCCTCGCGCGGCCTGGTCGAGAGGCACCCCGACCCTTCCGACCGCCGCGGCGTGCTGGTCCGGCTCACCCCCGAGGGCAAGGAAGCCGTGGACGGCGCCTTCGCGGCACTGGTCCAGGCCGAACGGGACCTGCTCGCCGGGCTCTCCGACGACGACCGGGCGCAGCTGGCGGACCTGCTGCGCCGGCTGCTGCTGCCCTTCGGCGACTGA
- a CDS encoding hotdog fold domain-containing protein, translated as MSQVHTLWKTTTGLPVVGATLGKRLFSLAFAQKAPYFASIRPQVTELRPNHAEVLIRKRRRVHNHLGTVHAIALCNGLEMAMGALAEASVPQDKRWIPKGMTVSYAAKATGDVTCIAETDPEQWAGLGDLGVRVRGELADGTVVIEGVIDLWVTPKRR; from the coding sequence ATGTCCCAGGTACATACCCTCTGGAAGACGACCACCGGGCTCCCGGTCGTCGGCGCCACCCTCGGCAAGCGGCTCTTCTCCCTCGCGTTCGCGCAGAAGGCGCCGTACTTCGCCTCGATCCGGCCGCAGGTCACCGAGCTGCGGCCGAACCACGCCGAGGTGCTGATCCGCAAGCGGCGTCGCGTGCACAACCACCTCGGCACCGTGCACGCGATCGCGCTGTGCAACGGCCTGGAGATGGCGATGGGCGCCCTCGCCGAGGCCTCGGTGCCTCAGGACAAGCGCTGGATCCCCAAGGGGATGACGGTCTCCTACGCAGCCAAGGCGACCGGCGACGTCACCTGCATCGCCGAGACCGACCCCGAGCAGTGGGCCGGGCTCGGCGACCTGGGTGTCCGGGTGCGCGGCGAGCTCGCCGACGGCACCGTGGTCATCGAGGGCGTCATCGACCTCTGGGTGACCCCGAAGCGGCGCTGA
- a CDS encoding resuscitation-promoting factor, whose translation MRRLASSRRALIATIAGAVLVAGAVTVGYAAMTTEVTLSVDGEERTVTTFGDTVSDVLEAADVEVGERDVVQPGVHEDVDSGDRVAVIFSRPIELTIDGETSTRWVTATDVDSALDQLGVVEAGARLSTSRSAEISRRGTEIEVVTPKKIRFALAGAKPVTREVAALTVAEALDEVGVDVDRHDRVKPKLDTEVEDGDRITYTDIEVDRRKVKGEKFSVPTKRVDDDSLLKGETEVERAGAPGLRDATYRVVSRNGDVVRRTLVKSDVTKRPVAKVVRVGTKEPAPAPAAPVARGGSGVWDRLAQCESGGNWSINTGNGYYGGLQFNLGTWRAYGGKGYPHQASRETQIAIATKLRDASGGYGPWPGCASKLGLPR comes from the coding sequence GTGCGACGGCTGGCTTCGAGCCGCCGTGCCCTGATCGCCACGATCGCCGGTGCCGTGCTCGTCGCCGGCGCCGTCACGGTGGGTTATGCCGCGATGACCACGGAGGTCACCCTCTCGGTCGACGGCGAGGAGCGCACCGTCACCACCTTCGGCGACACCGTCAGCGACGTGCTGGAGGCCGCCGACGTCGAGGTCGGCGAGCGCGACGTGGTACAGCCCGGCGTGCACGAGGACGTCGACAGCGGCGACCGGGTCGCGGTGATCTTCTCCCGCCCCATCGAGCTCACCATCGACGGCGAGACCAGCACCCGCTGGGTCACCGCCACCGACGTCGACAGTGCCCTGGACCAGCTCGGCGTCGTCGAGGCCGGCGCCCGTCTCTCCACCAGCCGCAGCGCCGAGATCAGCCGCCGCGGCACCGAGATCGAGGTCGTCACCCCCAAGAAGATCCGGTTCGCCCTGGCCGGCGCCAAGCCGGTGACCCGCGAGGTCGCCGCGCTCACCGTGGCCGAGGCGCTCGACGAGGTCGGCGTCGACGTCGACCGCCACGACCGCGTGAAGCCGAAGCTCGACACCGAGGTCGAGGACGGCGACCGGATCACCTACACCGACATCGAGGTCGACCGCCGCAAGGTGAAGGGCGAGAAGTTCTCAGTGCCCACCAAGCGGGTGGACGACGACTCACTGCTCAAGGGCGAGACCGAGGTCGAGCGGGCCGGCGCCCCCGGCCTGCGGGACGCCACCTACCGCGTCGTGAGCCGCAACGGCGACGTCGTACGACGCACGCTGGTGAAGTCCGACGTCACCAAGCGCCCCGTCGCCAAGGTGGTCCGCGTCGGCACCAAGGAGCCGGCCCCGGCTCCGGCCGCTCCCGTGGCGCGTGGCGGCTCCGGCGTGTGGGACCGCCTCGCCCAGTGCGAGTCCGGCGGCAACTGGTCGATCAACACCGGCAATGGTTACTACGGCGGGCTGCAGTTCAACCTGGGCACCTGGCGCGCCTACGGCGGCAAGGGCTACCCGCACCAGGCCTCGCGGGAGACCCAGATCGCCATCGCGACCAAGCTCCGCGACGCCAGCGGCGGCTACGGCCCGTGGCCGGGGTGCGCATCGAAGCTCGGCCTGCCTCGGTGA
- a CDS encoding ABC-F family ATP-binding cassette domain-containing protein, whose amino-acid sequence MSEAASGRSLVNLERVSKSYGVRPLLTDVSLGVGPGQRIGIVGRNGDGKTTLLRVMTGAEEPDDGRVSRQRGLLVGVLTQRDDFVDTHTVREVVLGGMADHEWAADSRSREIVEVLLADVELDRAVGGLSGGERRRCALAGLLLGDHDLIVLDEPTNHLDVEAVAWLAEHLAARSSALVVVTHDRWFLDAVCQQTWEVHDGVVDLYEGGYAAFVLAKAERQRQAAASEQRRQNLVRKELAWLRRGAPARTSKPKFRIDAANALIDDVPPPRDSLELQRFATQRLGKDVIDLEDVDLVRGEKVLLDHATWRLGPGDRVGLVGVNGAGKTSVLSLLSGATAPTTGKVKRGRTVALEHLTQDVAFEDPEARVLATVESIRRVTKTLDGEVSASSLLERFGFTGDKLTARLGDLSGGERRRFQLLRLLLSEPNVLLLDEPTNDLDIETLNVLEDFLDGWPGTLVVVSHDRYFLERVTDSVWALLGDGRISMLPRGVDEYLERRKHAESAPSVPRVGSSGPSSPHLPSSGTTTSAAPGPARSGSAEERAARKTVARLDKVLARLAEREAELSEELAQHATDPEKLTLLSAELGALAEEKEAAEMEWLEAAELLE is encoded by the coding sequence ATGTCTGAGGCCGCATCCGGACGCAGCCTGGTCAACCTGGAGCGAGTCTCGAAGTCCTACGGCGTGCGCCCGCTGCTCACCGACGTCTCGCTGGGCGTCGGGCCGGGCCAGCGCATCGGCATCGTCGGGCGCAACGGCGACGGCAAGACCACCCTGCTGCGGGTGATGACCGGCGCCGAGGAGCCCGACGACGGCCGCGTCTCGCGTCAGCGCGGCCTGTTGGTGGGCGTGCTGACGCAGCGCGACGACTTCGTCGACACCCACACCGTGCGCGAGGTGGTGCTCGGCGGCATGGCCGACCACGAGTGGGCCGCCGACTCCCGCTCGCGGGAGATCGTCGAGGTGCTGCTGGCCGATGTCGAGCTGGACCGCGCGGTCGGCGGGCTCTCCGGCGGCGAGCGGCGTCGCTGCGCGCTGGCCGGGCTGCTGCTCGGCGACCACGACCTGATCGTGCTCGACGAGCCGACCAACCACCTCGACGTGGAGGCGGTCGCTTGGCTCGCCGAGCACCTGGCGGCGCGTTCCTCCGCGCTGGTCGTGGTCACCCACGACCGCTGGTTCCTCGACGCGGTGTGCCAGCAGACCTGGGAGGTGCACGACGGTGTCGTGGACCTCTACGAGGGCGGCTACGCCGCGTTCGTGCTGGCGAAGGCCGAGCGTCAGCGCCAGGCCGCGGCCAGTGAGCAGCGGCGCCAGAACCTGGTCCGCAAGGAGCTGGCCTGGCTGCGCCGCGGGGCGCCGGCGCGGACGTCGAAGCCGAAGTTCCGCATCGACGCCGCCAACGCGCTGATCGACGACGTACCGCCGCCGCGCGACTCCCTGGAGCTGCAGCGCTTCGCCACTCAGCGCCTGGGCAAGGACGTCATCGACCTCGAGGACGTCGACCTGGTGCGCGGCGAGAAGGTGCTGCTGGACCACGCGACCTGGCGGCTGGGCCCCGGTGACCGGGTCGGGCTCGTCGGCGTCAACGGCGCCGGCAAGACCTCCGTGCTGTCCCTGCTCTCCGGTGCCACCGCGCCGACGACGGGCAAGGTCAAGCGCGGTCGGACCGTGGCCCTGGAGCACCTCACCCAGGACGTGGCCTTCGAGGATCCCGAGGCCCGGGTGCTGGCCACCGTGGAGTCGATCCGGCGGGTCACGAAGACCCTCGACGGCGAGGTCTCCGCCAGCTCGCTGCTGGAGCGGTTCGGCTTCACCGGCGACAAGCTCACCGCCCGCCTGGGTGACCTCTCCGGCGGCGAGCGCCGCCGCTTCCAGCTGCTGCGGCTGCTGCTCAGCGAACCCAACGTGCTGCTCCTCGACGAGCCCACCAACGACCTGGACATCGAGACGCTCAACGTGCTCGAGGACTTCCTCGACGGCTGGCCCGGCACGCTCGTGGTGGTCTCCCACGACCGGTACTTCCTCGAGCGCGTCACCGACTCCGTGTGGGCGCTGCTCGGCGACGGCCGGATCTCGATGCTGCCCCGCGGCGTGGATGAGTACCTGGAGCGCCGCAAGCACGCCGAGTCGGCACCTTCCGTCCCCCGAGTCGGGAGCTCCGGTCCGTCGAGTCCGCACCTTCCGTCCTCCGGTACGACGACCTCGGCCGCCCCCGGCCCGGCGCGGTCGGGCTCGGCGGAGGAGCGCGCGGCCCGCAAGACCGTGGCCCGGCTCGACAAGGTGCTGGCGCGTCTCGCCGAGCGGGAGGCCGAGCTGTCCGAGGAGCTGGCCCAGCACGCCACGGACCCCGAGAAGCTGACCTTGCTGTCCGCTGAGCTGGGTGCGCTGGCGGAGGAGAAGGAGGCCGCTGAGATGGAGTGGCTGGAGGCTGCCGAGCTGCTGGAGTAG
- a CDS encoding 4-(cytidine 5'-diphospho)-2-C-methyl-D-erythritol kinase: MSSQRVEGLPPVTVRAPAKINLHLGVGSPRPDGLHPLSTVYQAVGLYDDVTVVDAPDWSVELTEQVPGVPLDDDNIVIRAGRALVAHHDLDLAAAITIAKGIPVMGGMAGGSADAAATLLALDRLWDLQTTDEDLLRIAGTLGSDVPFALLGGTALGTGHGEQVEPVPDATSVWWVVVLSGEGLSTPAVYRHFDELSPDAPAEPPVPEGLIAALADGDVDEVGDLLANDLWPAARDLRPDLVDVEVALRSLSPSGVLLSGSGPTLLVLHDEVDDARATVAALAEQGMTCTIAPGPVAGAHVVTYV, encoded by the coding sequence ATGTCCTCCCAACGCGTCGAGGGACTGCCGCCGGTGACGGTGCGGGCCCCCGCCAAGATCAACCTGCACCTGGGCGTGGGCAGCCCGCGCCCCGACGGGCTGCACCCGCTGTCCACCGTCTACCAGGCTGTCGGCCTGTACGACGACGTCACGGTCGTCGACGCCCCCGACTGGTCGGTGGAGCTGACCGAGCAGGTGCCGGGCGTGCCGCTGGACGACGACAACATCGTGATCCGGGCCGGCCGCGCCCTGGTCGCCCACCACGACCTGGACCTCGCTGCCGCGATCACCATCGCCAAGGGCATCCCGGTGATGGGCGGCATGGCCGGCGGCTCCGCGGACGCCGCGGCCACCCTGCTCGCCCTGGACCGGCTGTGGGACCTGCAGACCACCGATGAGGATCTGCTGCGGATCGCGGGCACCCTGGGCAGCGACGTGCCGTTCGCGCTGCTCGGCGGCACCGCCCTGGGCACCGGCCACGGTGAGCAGGTGGAGCCGGTCCCCGACGCGACCTCGGTGTGGTGGGTGGTGGTGCTCTCCGGAGAAGGTCTGTCCACGCCGGCGGTCTACCGGCACTTCGACGAGCTCAGCCCGGACGCGCCGGCCGAGCCGCCGGTGCCCGAGGGGCTGATCGCCGCGCTCGCCGACGGGGACGTGGACGAGGTCGGCGACCTGCTGGCCAACGACCTGTGGCCCGCGGCCCGTGACCTGCGCCCGGACCTCGTCGACGTCGAGGTGGCGCTGCGCAGCCTGTCGCCGTCCGGGGTGCTGCTGTCGGGCTCGGGGCCCACCCTGCTGGTGCTGCACGACGAGGTCGACGACGCGCGGGCCACCGTCGCCGCGCTCGCCGAGCAGGGGATGACCTGCACGATCGCGCCCGGCCCGGTGGCCGGCGCCCACGTGGTGACCTATGTCTGA
- the rsmA gene encoding 16S rRNA (adenine(1518)-N(6)/adenine(1519)-N(6))-dimethyltransferase RsmA, with the protein MPDTSAPRLLGPVEVRELAARLDLRPTKQRGQNFVIDANTVRRIVRESGVRPGEVVLEVGPGLGSLTLALLDAGCEVTAIEVDPLLAGELPTTIADFAPSHTDQVRVVLADALTVTTVPGPPPQALVANLPYNVSVPVLLHLLALLPSLEHGLVMVQAEVADRLAATPGSKTYGVPSAKAAWYADVRRAGAIGRNVFWPAPNVDSGLVAWTRREPPTDRVSRQQVFAVIDAAFAQRRKVLRGVLRNLAGGAERAEAALEAAGVDPLARGESLGIDEFVAIAIALTELPEPVEAAEPTEAIESAGSTGSTESAEPTEPTDTAEPVEAGAGTPGETPAQPQEEID; encoded by the coding sequence ATGCCTGACACCTCCGCGCCGCGGCTGCTGGGCCCGGTCGAGGTTCGGGAGCTCGCCGCGCGCCTCGACCTGCGGCCCACCAAGCAGCGCGGCCAGAACTTCGTCATCGACGCCAACACCGTGCGCCGGATCGTCCGCGAGTCCGGCGTGCGGCCCGGCGAGGTGGTGCTCGAGGTCGGGCCGGGCCTGGGCTCGCTGACCCTCGCCCTGCTCGATGCGGGCTGCGAGGTGACCGCGATCGAGGTCGACCCGCTGCTCGCCGGCGAGCTGCCGACGACGATCGCCGACTTCGCCCCCAGCCACACCGACCAGGTCCGGGTCGTGCTCGCCGACGCGCTGACCGTGACCACGGTGCCCGGCCCGCCGCCGCAGGCGCTGGTGGCGAACCTGCCGTACAACGTCTCGGTGCCGGTGCTGCTGCACCTGCTCGCGCTGCTGCCCTCGCTCGAGCACGGCCTGGTGATGGTGCAGGCCGAGGTTGCCGACCGGCTCGCCGCGACCCCCGGGTCGAAGACGTACGGCGTGCCCTCGGCCAAGGCCGCCTGGTACGCCGACGTGCGCCGTGCCGGCGCGATCGGGCGCAACGTGTTCTGGCCGGCCCCCAACGTCGACTCCGGTCTCGTGGCGTGGACCCGCCGGGAGCCGCCGACCGACCGCGTCAGCCGGCAGCAGGTGTTCGCCGTCATCGACGCCGCCTTCGCCCAGCGCCGCAAGGTGCTGCGGGGCGTGCTGCGCAACCTCGCCGGCGGCGCGGAGCGGGCCGAGGCCGCGCTCGAGGCCGCGGGCGTGGACCCGCTGGCCCGGGGCGAGTCGCTGGGCATCGACGAGTTCGTCGCGATCGCGATCGCCCTCACCGAGCTGCCCGAGCCGGTCGAGGCCGCAGAACCCACCGAGGCCATCGAGTCCGCCGGGTCCACCGGGTCCACCGAGTCCGCCGAGCCCACCGAGCCCACTGACACCGCCGAGCCGGTCGAGGCCGGGGCGGGCACCCCCGGCGAGACACCCGCTCAGCCCCAGGAAGAGATCGACTGA
- a CDS encoding alpha/beta fold hydrolase: MSRRTTVLDEVTLVGLSWGPMEDRSVPLAVLLHGFPDTAHTWRHLGPALAGAGYRVLAPFTRGYAPSGVPGDGSYHVPALMHDALGLHRAHGGDERAVLVGHDWGAITANGIAASAANPFRTIVALAVPPFTAMNPRRDDVLGWLRILPRQAAMSWYTLFNQLPAMPERTFERLVARLWRTWSPGYDATEDLALLAESLPDRDRRAAAVGYYRAQPRRWRLPAGYRELAGDVFAAPRVPLLYLHGAEDGCLDVRWARRIGDALPPGSRVEVVEGAGHFLQLERPAAVNERILDFVAASAGASPPGGY; encoded by the coding sequence GTGAGCCGACGTACGACGGTCCTGGACGAGGTCACCCTGGTCGGTCTCTCCTGGGGGCCGATGGAGGACAGGTCGGTGCCGCTGGCCGTGCTGCTGCACGGCTTCCCGGACACCGCGCACACGTGGCGCCACCTCGGGCCCGCGCTGGCCGGGGCCGGCTACCGGGTGCTCGCGCCGTTCACCCGCGGCTACGCGCCCAGCGGTGTGCCGGGCGACGGCAGCTACCACGTGCCCGCCCTGATGCACGACGCCCTCGGCCTGCACCGCGCCCACGGGGGCGACGAGCGGGCCGTGCTGGTCGGGCACGACTGGGGTGCGATCACCGCGAACGGCATCGCCGCCTCGGCCGCCAACCCGTTCCGCACGATCGTCGCGCTGGCGGTGCCGCCGTTCACGGCGATGAACCCGCGCCGCGACGACGTGCTCGGGTGGCTGCGGATCCTGCCCCGGCAGGCCGCGATGAGCTGGTACACCCTGTTCAACCAGCTCCCCGCCATGCCCGAGCGCACCTTCGAGCGTCTCGTAGCCCGGCTGTGGCGCACCTGGTCGCCCGGGTACGACGCCACGGAGGACCTCGCGCTCCTCGCCGAGTCGCTGCCCGACCGCGACCGCCGGGCGGCTGCGGTGGGCTACTACCGCGCCCAGCCGCGGCGCTGGCGGCTGCCGGCGGGCTACCGGGAGCTCGCCGGCGACGTGTTCGCCGCGCCCCGGGTGCCGCTGCTCTATCTGCACGGCGCCGAGGACGGCTGCTTGGACGTGCGCTGGGCCCGCAGGATCGGGGACGCCCTGCCGCCCGGCAGCCGGGTCGAGGTGGTCGAGGGCGCCGGGCACTTCCTGCAGCTCGAGCGCCCCGCGGCGGTCAACGAGCGCATCCTGGACTTCGTCGCGGCATCGGCGGGCGCCTCCCCACCAGGTGGTTACTGA